From the genome of Alosa sapidissima isolate fAloSap1 chromosome 14, fAloSap1.pri, whole genome shotgun sequence, one region includes:
- the LOC121682391 gene encoding transmembrane channel-like protein 3: MLLTQPPAPPESPRAPHTLPLPEETPSFSPARTHTHTAGDPEPEPGGDMSAGMEPTTISRPMSKRHKSMRKNSRRIYSPYQDQSQGLSDDEDKDGDSNDPEEVFQNIQYQKELIANIRTRPWPMRRKLKALKQAREIVLKYEGRLTRTRGYQAAGADLLKKLSRLLYNIVVLFIPWEMRIKKIESHFGSGVASYFIFLRWLFGINIVLTIMTGAFIVLPELLAGAPFGSTRSKTIPKEHLSSAQDLDTIWSLGGYLQYSVLFYGYYGNVRKIGSAGYRLPLAYFMVGMAVFAYSFITLLRKMAKNSRLSLASASDENYTFCWRIFCAWDYLIGNPEAAESKTAAIVNNIREAIVEEQEKKKDTSLAVLISLRILANILVLLSLAGSIYIIYFVVDRSQKLEQEKPELTLWEKNEVSVVVSLITMIAPSAFELVAQLEMYHPRTSLRFQLGRVLVLYLGNLYSLIIALLDKVNSMSSSIPVSPGNWSDSTAFLATVLQPNEDNLSTITPEITEHKNSTIATILEINRTKSTTPVVLNQTAPYNMYNKYQQDQCWETYVGQEMLKLSIIDMIFTVASILLIDFIRGLVVRYLSDCCCWDLESKFPEYGEFKIAENVLHLIYNQGMIWMGAFFSPCLPAFNVLKLIGLMYLRSWAVLTCNVPHQQVFRASRSNNFYLAMLLFMLFLCMLPTIFAIVRYRPSQHCGPFSGQEKIYDIISDTIANDFPLWFSRVMGYVTSPVVVLPALLLLFMLIYYLQAIARSLKYTNNQLRMQLQTERTEDKKKVFQLAAARLQAPEGGDKKTEQESDITSMESSIRSSSPRHNGSVTNFESPVRRGNSIRTITQSASRADIRAAAATAAAAAAAAARSPAVSVRQKHRYEHIPNRHPGYLGGSSGSCRSKSYHHVAYNPPVRYAENIHSDPLYRKSIRPMHPEAAGIVTAQSYVGRRAHTTRYVIVNEHEPRKKLLRSTTRIPRHYRIADDPGDIVELYPRNIKRYTIRTPHRPHQPHLSEEEEEEEAVAGKSVRRGALSQSNRPRSLSDLHQPVRFYIGDPGGSQLSMAKDRGVYCRHQEDHEEDWDEMGPHLCSRSNIKGAEPSHRHCEPHVKAKTKHKVEPSLTESDSASLASSSDQQNSSTDQYIQVIHNKEKYLKSGGKLAKKSKSKASNDMNLSGSSELVCSNV; encoded by the exons ATGCTGCTCACACAGCCTCCGGCTCCGCCAGAGTCCCCACGCGCTCCGCACACACTCCCACTGCCGGAGGAGACGCCCAGTTTCAGCCCCGCgcgcacccacacccacacggCCGGGGACCCCGAGCCGGAGCCCGGAGGCGACATGAGCGCAGGGATGGAGCCGACGACCATCTCCAGACCCATGTCCAAGCGACACAAGAGCATGAGGAAGAACTCCAGGAGGATTTACTCCCCATACCAGGATCAGAGCCAAGG TCTTTCAGATGACGAGGATAAAGATGGGGACAGCAACGATCCCGAGGAAGTGTTCCAGAACATTCAGTATCAGAAGGAGCTCATTGCAAACATTCGAACCCGACCTTGGCCAATGAGACGAAAGCTCAAAGCCCTCAA GCAAGCCAGGGAGATCGTGCTGAAGTACGAGGGGAGACTCACCAGAACCAGAGGGTACCAGGCGGCCGGCGCCGAT CTGCTGAAAAAACTCTCTCGTCTGCTCTATAACATTGTGGTTCTGTTCATTCCATGGGAAATGAGAATCAAGAAAATTGAAA GTCACTTCGGATCAGGAGTAGCCTCTTATTTTATCTTCCTGCGATGGCTGTTTGGAATCAATATAGTCCTAACGATAATGACGGGGGCTTTCATTGTTCTGCCTGAG CTCCTGGCCGGAGCGCCGTTCGGAAGCACCCGCAGCAAGACCATTCCCAAGGAGCACCTTTCCTCAGCGCAGGACCTGGACACCATCTGGTCTCTCGGG GGATACCTCCAGTACTCTGTGCTGTTTTATGGTTACTATGGCAATGTGAGGAAGATTGGGAGTGCTGGATATAGGTTGCCCCTGGCCTACTTTATGGTTGGAATGGCTGTTTTTGCCTACAGTTTCATCACACTCTTGAGAAA GATGGCTAAAAACTCGCGCCTCAGCCTGGCCAGTGCATCTGATGAGAACTACACCTTCTGTTGGCGGATCTTCTGTGCCTGGGACTACCTCATTGGAAATCCCGAGGCTGCTGAGAGCAAAACGGCCGCCATCGTCAACAACATCAGG GAGGCCATTGTGGAggaacaagaaaaaaagaaagatacaAGCCT AGCAGTTTTGATCAGTCTGCGGATACTAGCAAATATCCTGGTGCTGCTGTCTCTCGCAGGCAGCATCTACATAATCTACTTTGTTGTGGATCGCTCTCAGAAACTGGAACAGGAGAAGCCAGAGCTCACCCTTTGGGAGAAGAATGAG GTGAGTGTGGTGGTCTCCTTGATCACTATGATCGCCCCGTCTGCCTTTGAGCTGGTGGCCCAGCTGGAGATGTATCATCCAAGGACCAGCCTCAGGTTCCAGCTAGGCAG GGTTTTAGTCCTGTATCTGGGGAATCTCTATAGTCTCATCATTGCTCTGCTGGATAAAGTAAACAGCATGAGCTCCTCA ATCCCCGTTAGTCCAGGTAACTGGTCTGACTCGACTGCCTTTCTAGCTACCGTGTTGCAGCCTAATGAAGACAACCTGTCCACCATAACTCCTGAAATCACTGAGCATAAGAACAGCACCATTGCAACAATCCTTGAGATCAACAGAACCAAAAGCACCACACCTGTGGTCCTAAATCAAACAGCCCCATACAATATGTATAACAAATACCAGCAAGACCAGTGCTGGGAGACATATGTTGGCCAG GAAATGCTGAAGCTCTCCATCATTGACATGATCTTCACAGTAGCAAGCATCCTGTTGATTGATTTCATCCGTGGCCTAGTAGTGCGATATCTGAGTGACTGCTGTTGCTGGGATTTAGAGAGTAAGTTT CCTGAATATGGAGAATTCAAAATAGCTGAAAATGTGCTCCACCTGATATACAATCAAGGAATGATTTG GATGGGGGCGTTCTTCTCGCCCTGCCTCCCGGCGTTCAATGTGCTCAAGCTGATCGGGCTTATGTACCTGCGGAGCTGGGCCGTGCTGACCTGTAATGTTCCGCACCAGCAGGTCTTCAGGGCCTCCAG ATCAAATAACTTCTACCTGGCCATGCTGCTCTTCATGCTGTTTCTCTGCATGCTGCCCACGATCTTCGCAATTGTCCGATACAGACCATCACAGCACTGCGGGCCTTTTAG TGGTCAGGAGAAGATTTATGACATCATCTCAGACACTATAGCCAACGACTTCCCTCTGTGGTTCAGTAGAGTGATGGGTTACGTCACGAGCCCGGTGGTGGTTCTGCCCGCTCTGCTGCTACTGTT CATGCTGATCTACTACCTGCAGGCCATTGCAAGATCCTTGAAGTACACCAACAACCAACTGAGGATGCAACTTCAGACA GAACGGACAGAGGATAAGAAGAAGGTCTTTCAGTTGGCAGCCG CTCGGCTACAAGCCCCAGAAGGAGGTGACAAGAAGACCGAACAAGAGAGCGACATCACCAGCATGGAGTCTTCCATCCGTTCCTCCTCTCCCCGTCACAACGGTAGCGTCACCAACTTTGAGTCCCCGGTGCGTCGTGGAAACAGCATTCGCACCATAACTCAGTCAGCCTCGCGTGCGGACATCagagctgctgctgccactgctgctgccgcaGCTGCTGCCGCTGCCCGGAGTCCCGCGGTGTCTGTCCGACAAAAGCACAGATATGAGCACATACCAAACAG ACATCCAGGGTATCTGGGAGGATCAAGTGGCTCCTGCCGTTCTAAGTCATATCACCATGTGGCCTACAACCCGCCTGTGCGTTACGCAGAGAACATCCACTCTGACCCGCTATACAGGAAGAGCATCCGGCCAATGCACCCAGAGGCTGCTGGAATAGTGACGGCCCAGAGCTACGTGGGGCGGCGTGCCCACACCACCCGCTACGTCATCGTGAACGAGCATGAGCCTCGGAAGAAGCTGTTGCGCTCCACCACACGCATCCCGCGCCACTACCGCATCGCCGACGACCCGGGGGACATTGTGGAGCTTTACCCAAGGAACATCAAGCGCTACACCATCCGCACCCCGCACAGGCCCCACCAGCCTCACCTGagcgaggaggaagaggaggaggaggccgtcGCCGGCAAGAGTGTCCGGAGGGGTGCCCTCAGTCAGTCTAACCGTCCACGGTCCCTCTCAGACCTCCACCAGCCTGTGCGCTTCTATATTGGAGATCCGGGGGGCAGCCAGCTGTCCATGGCCAAAGACAGGGGAGTGTACTGCCGACACCAGGAGGACCACGAAGAGGACTGGGATGAGATGGGGCCACACCTCTGTTCCCGTAGTAACATAAAGGGCGCAGAGCCCTCCCACAGACACTGTGAGCCCCACGTGAAGGCCAAGACCAAACATAAGGTTGAGCCATCGCTCACAGAGTCGGATTCAGCCTCACTGGCCTCCAGCAGTGACCAGCAGAATAGCAGCACAGACCAGTACATCCAGGTCATTCACAATAAGGAGAAGTATCTCAAATCTGGTGGCAAACTTGCAAAGAAGTCCAAGTCCAAAGCAAGCAATGATATGAATTTGTCAGGCTCAAGTGAACTTGTCTGCTCAAATGTATAG